The Hymenobacter sp. GOD-10R genome includes a window with the following:
- a CDS encoding ATP-grasp domain-containing protein, whose product MEASGGNRPRYTIAVSGLNAIDSPGPGVAVIRALHESSGFTVRIIGLSYEALEPGIYLHELVAKTYQLPYPGAGTAALLERLTHIHEQEKLDLIIPNFDAELPNFIKLAPQLTTLGIRTFLPTLAQLEARDKLHLHAFGAEHGLSVPADEPLHHAGQVAQLGEKLGYPLVVKGKFYDAVVAHTLEQAHKAFHQLHAKWGLPVIGQQFVTGHEINIAGLGDGRGNLISAVPMRKLYITDKGKAWAGITLEDPTLLALAEQFVAATNWRGGFELELIRTAAGELYIIEINPRFPAWIYLTAAAGQNQPAALVQLALGEEVPPFEGYAVGRMFIRYAWDLITDNTEFHQISAFGEL is encoded by the coding sequence ATGGAGGCTTCCGGCGGCAACCGGCCGCGCTATACCATCGCCGTGAGTGGGCTCAACGCTATTGATAGTCCTGGCCCCGGCGTGGCCGTTATCCGGGCGTTGCACGAAAGCTCCGGCTTCACGGTGCGCATCATTGGCCTGAGCTACGAGGCGCTGGAGCCAGGTATTTACCTGCATGAGCTCGTGGCCAAAACCTACCAGTTGCCGTATCCTGGCGCCGGCACGGCGGCGCTGCTAGAGCGCCTCACGCACATTCATGAGCAGGAAAAGCTAGACCTCATCATTCCCAACTTCGACGCCGAGCTGCCCAACTTTATCAAGCTAGCCCCCCAGCTGACGACCCTAGGTATCCGTACGTTTCTGCCCACGCTCGCCCAACTGGAAGCCCGCGATAAGCTGCATCTGCATGCTTTCGGGGCTGAGCACGGCCTGTCGGTGCCCGCCGATGAGCCGTTGCACCACGCCGGACAGGTGGCGCAGCTAGGGGAGAAGCTAGGGTACCCGCTGGTGGTGAAGGGTAAATTCTACGATGCCGTAGTGGCTCACACGCTTGAGCAGGCGCATAAGGCCTTCCATCAACTGCACGCCAAGTGGGGCCTCCCCGTGATTGGGCAGCAGTTTGTCACCGGCCACGAAATCAACATTGCCGGGCTGGGGGATGGCCGTGGCAACCTCATCAGCGCCGTGCCTATGCGCAAGCTCTATATCACGGACAAGGGTAAAGCCTGGGCCGGCATCACGCTAGAAGATCCGACGCTGCTTGCTTTGGCTGAGCAGTTTGTAGCTGCTACGAACTGGCGCGGCGGTTTCGAGCTAGAGCTAATTCGTACGGCCGCGGGCGAGCTATATATCATTGAAATCAACCCGCGCTTTCCCGCCTGGATTTACCTGACGGCTGCGGCCGGCCAAAACCAGCCAGCCGCGCTGGTGCAGCTAGCTTTGGGAGAAGAAGTACCGCCTTTCGAGGGCTACGCGGTCGGGCGCATGTTCATCCGCTACGCCTGGGATTTAATAACGGATAACACCGAGTTCCACCAAATTTCGGCCTTTGGTGAGCTATGA
- a CDS encoding alanine racemase yields the protein MNTTAKLRYERPALKKLTAGPMNKFGSRTELQAVTHLEGAAVKDLLAEFGSPVFMLSERQLRRNYQYAVRAFRTRYPRVQFAWSYKTNYLNAVCRVFHQEGAWAEVVSGMEYEKALQNGVPGNRIIFNGPQKSRAELQRAAENDSLLHIDHFEELYALLDLAAELPRPPRVAIRVNMDTGVYPQWDRFGFNYENGQAWNAIQRIVASGRLTLVGLHCHIGTFMLSPKAYALATSKLCDLAYNCRQQLNTPIEYLDLGGGFPSANVLKGAYLAGGDAVPSLDEFAEVIADTIQKAGFRPDELPLLILETGRALVDDAGYLLGTVLATKRLADGRRATIVDFGVNLLFTSYWYDHKISPAGEFSHHTEETVLCGPLCMNIDVVRESVTLPLLNAGDQLVVHKVGAYNLSQWQQFIHLRPNVLLLDEQGQPHVIRQAETLEYVQQLEQVPAHLQAIQLP from the coding sequence ATGAACACTACCGCAAAGCTCCGCTATGAACGCCCGGCGCTGAAGAAGCTCACGGCTGGGCCGATGAACAAGTTTGGCAGTCGCACCGAGTTGCAGGCCGTGACGCACCTGGAAGGCGCCGCTGTGAAAGACTTGCTGGCGGAGTTTGGTTCGCCGGTGTTTATGTTGAGTGAGCGGCAGTTGCGACGTAATTATCAATACGCCGTGCGCGCTTTTCGCACGCGCTACCCTAGGGTGCAGTTTGCGTGGTCCTACAAAACAAACTACTTGAATGCGGTGTGCCGCGTGTTTCACCAGGAAGGTGCCTGGGCGGAAGTAGTGTCGGGCATGGAATATGAAAAGGCGCTGCAAAACGGCGTGCCCGGCAACCGCATCATCTTCAATGGGCCGCAAAAGTCGCGGGCGGAACTGCAACGGGCCGCCGAAAACGACTCCCTTCTCCATATCGACCACTTCGAGGAGCTATACGCCCTGCTCGACCTAGCCGCGGAGCTGCCGCGCCCGCCCCGCGTGGCCATCCGCGTGAACATGGACACGGGCGTGTATCCGCAGTGGGACCGGTTCGGCTTCAACTACGAAAATGGCCAAGCCTGGAACGCCATTCAGCGCATCGTCGCGTCGGGGCGGCTGACGCTGGTGGGGCTGCATTGCCACATCGGTACCTTCATGCTCAGCCCCAAGGCCTACGCCTTAGCTACCAGCAAGCTCTGCGACCTAGCTTACAACTGCCGACAGCAGCTGAACACGCCTATTGAATACCTAGACCTAGGGGGCGGGTTTCCCTCGGCAAACGTGCTGAAAGGGGCTTATCTGGCCGGCGGCGATGCCGTGCCTTCGCTCGATGAGTTTGCGGAAGTCATTGCCGATACCATCCAAAAAGCAGGTTTCCGGCCCGATGAACTACCGCTGCTTATTCTGGAAACTGGGCGAGCATTGGTTGATGATGCGGGCTACTTACTGGGCACTGTACTCGCGACCAAGCGCCTAGCCGACGGTCGCCGCGCAACCATTGTAGACTTTGGCGTGAACTTGCTGTTCACCTCCTACTGGTACGACCACAAGATTAGTCCCGCCGGCGAGTTCTCGCACCACACCGAAGAAACCGTGCTGTGCGGCCCTTTGTGCATGAACATCGACGTGGTGCGCGAAAGCGTGACCTTGCCGCTGCTCAATGCCGGCGACCAGCTCGTAGTGCACAAAGTCGGCGCTTACAACCTGAGCCAGTGGCAGCAGTTCATTCACCTGCGGCCCAACGTGCTGCTACTGGATGAGCAGGGCCAGCCGCACGTCATTCGACAGGCCGAAACGCTAGAGTATGTGCAACAGTTAGAGCAAGTGCCCGCGCATTTGCAAGCCATCCAATTGCCTTAA
- a CDS encoding urea transporter — MNRIRTVVGPFGAAVLRSYSLLFFSQHRGFAVLLLLATFLNPSAGAAGLAAACLAVAGARVGGFSEELIQLGAYSFNALLVGLALGTFYQITGAFWVVLAVGALLGLLLAVALSGWLGKSGLPTLSLPFLLTIWVLVPAADQFHGLLLNEASIYWLNDVYALGGEQLVSLAQQVGEWSIPSSITTYLRALSAVLFQDSVPGGLLVAVGLLWHSRIAFSLSVLAYGGACGFGLLAGGPVVSLAYYDLGANYMMAALAVGGVFLIPSLKSYLVGLATIPLTAVLITGLGKLLAGVGLPLFSLPFCGTALLALYTLLLRTRPEELPLTPFQSYSPERNLYAYRSDQARLRHQLYYQLSLPFRGEWLVTQGYNSGLTHQGEWAHALDFMVADADGKTYHNTGVALTDYYCFNKPVLAPADGVVEALVMHIADNAPGATNTHQNWGNTLVLRHQTGLYTKLSHLRAHSAQVQVGEFVRKGTVLAYCGNSGRSAEPHLHFQVQATPYIGSRTLAYPLAYFLTQTAGGQQFDSFTVPQVGDTVCNPELNPLLRQALAFAPGYCLDVRSADDPTAPAQRWEALTNAYNQTYLRCRTTGATAYFERNDTVFYFTAYQGSQHAWLYQLYLAAYRVPLTYLPTETVHDAFPLSLVTSPGLQGVQDVLAPFWLFIKPEFTLQYGTPDNPYHTRALCLRSRVAVRVLGRTTFEQEAHLALRDGALQEITIHQGSHTQRLLCSTVSS; from the coding sequence GTGAACAGAATCCGCACGGTTGTGGGGCCATTCGGAGCAGCGGTGTTGCGCAGCTATAGTTTGCTGTTCTTCTCGCAGCATCGGGGCTTTGCCGTGCTGTTGCTGCTAGCTACCTTCCTGAACCCAAGCGCGGGCGCGGCGGGTTTGGCCGCCGCGTGTCTGGCCGTAGCAGGAGCTAGGGTGGGCGGTTTCAGCGAAGAGCTGATTCAGCTTGGCGCCTACAGCTTCAATGCGTTGTTGGTGGGCTTGGCGCTTGGCACTTTTTACCAAATCACGGGGGCTTTCTGGGTGGTGCTGGCCGTGGGCGCTTTGCTGGGGCTGCTCCTGGCCGTGGCGCTCAGCGGCTGGCTTGGTAAGAGCGGATTGCCCACGTTGTCATTGCCTTTTCTGCTCACTATTTGGGTCTTGGTGCCAGCAGCCGACCAGTTTCACGGCTTGTTGCTGAACGAAGCCAGCATTTACTGGCTCAACGACGTGTACGCCCTAGGTGGCGAGCAGTTAGTAAGCTTAGCTCAGCAAGTGGGCGAATGGTCGATTCCATCGAGCATCACCACGTACCTGCGGGCCCTGAGCGCGGTGTTGTTCCAAGATAGTGTGCCGGGTGGCTTGCTGGTCGCAGTGGGGTTGCTGTGGCATTCGCGCATTGCGTTCTCGCTGTCGGTGCTGGCATATGGGGGGGCTTGTGGCTTTGGGTTGCTTGCGGGCGGGCCGGTGGTCAGCTTGGCGTACTATGACCTAGGTGCCAACTACATGATGGCGGCCTTGGCAGTGGGCGGCGTTTTTCTCATTCCCTCTCTGAAGTCCTACTTGGTGGGGCTAGCCACCATCCCGCTGACGGCGGTGCTGATAACGGGGCTCGGCAAACTACTGGCGGGCGTTGGCTTGCCGCTGTTTTCGCTGCCTTTTTGCGGCACGGCGTTGCTGGCATTGTACACGTTGTTGCTGCGCACACGCCCCGAGGAGTTGCCGCTCACGCCGTTTCAGTCGTACTCGCCGGAGCGCAACTTGTACGCGTACCGCAGCGACCAAGCTAGGTTACGCCACCAACTCTATTACCAGCTCAGCCTCCCGTTCCGGGGCGAATGGCTGGTGACCCAGGGCTACAACAGCGGGCTCACGCACCAGGGCGAGTGGGCCCATGCCCTCGACTTTATGGTGGCCGATGCCGATGGCAAAACCTACCACAACACCGGCGTCGCCCTCACCGACTATTACTGCTTCAACAAACCTGTGCTGGCGCCCGCTGATGGGGTAGTGGAAGCCTTGGTCATGCACATTGCCGACAACGCGCCCGGCGCTACCAACACGCACCAAAATTGGGGCAATACCCTCGTGTTGCGCCACCAGACGGGTTTGTACACCAAACTTTCGCACTTGCGCGCCCACTCCGCTCAGGTGCAGGTAGGCGAGTTTGTGCGGAAAGGAACGGTGCTGGCGTACTGCGGTAACTCGGGCCGGTCGGCGGAGCCGCACTTGCACTTTCAGGTGCAGGCCACGCCCTATATCGGCTCGCGCACGCTAGCCTACCCATTGGCTTACTTTTTGACGCAAACTGCCGGCGGCCAGCAGTTTGATAGCTTCACGGTGCCGCAGGTCGGCGACACTGTTTGTAATCCGGAGCTGAACCCACTGCTGCGCCAAGCCCTAGCTTTTGCGCCTGGCTATTGCCTGGATGTGCGCTCCGCCGACGACCCCACAGCCCCTGCGCAGCGCTGGGAAGCGTTGACGAATGCGTACAATCAAACGTATTTGCGCTGCCGCACTACCGGCGCCACGGCCTACTTCGAGCGCAACGACACGGTATTTTACTTCACTGCTTATCAGGGTTCCCAGCACGCGTGGCTGTATCAGCTGTACCTAGCTGCCTACCGCGTGCCGTTGACTTATTTGCCCACCGAAACGGTGCACGACGCCTTCCCCTTGTCGCTCGTGACCAGCCCCGGACTACAAGGAGTGCAGGACGTGCTGGCGCCCTTCTGGCTGTTTATCAAGCCGGAGTTTACGCTGCAATACGGCACGCCCGATAACCCCTATCACACCCGCGCCCTGTGCTTGCGCAGCCGCGTGGCAGTGCGCGTACTGGGCCGCACTACCTTCGAGCAGGAAGCCCACCTCGCTCTGCGCGACGGGGCGCTACAGGAGATAACTATTCACCAAGGCTCACACACGCAGCGTTTGCTATGCTCCACGGTTTCCTCCTAA
- a CDS encoding bacterial transcriptional activator domain-containing protein: MLHGFLLRCVLVASTVLGLAALPLAAQDLRDFPYVDSLSVGLVEQGRWQALDSLGKAAFHVGTDYPALRQRLGYAALQLTRPADAVRHYGRALAANPADEESRTQLALAYLQMNQTSAARFAASTLPDSVRRPLHLVATKMISGLDFDLGFRPAANEWRGVAGYGRLGVSSQLATRLSLEQTLGYYGQTVELPDFKGSTPYAIRQVEYQGLLTLQASLPVQVKLGYHYIDNSFAPSNEDFGSRFRKQHYASHLGYTAVQYSRPAWNVKLGFYAGQITDTTRTQADVLVTLYPLHSLRFYTFGRASVVRSSGRTFPNALIGMGTQVRPGFWLEGFWSPGKVPVLAELDGAYVYNLLDPLKYRLGLNAYWQLTKQWRLRVHYTVARYFQISSPDLYTQHALTGGLSWTW; encoded by the coding sequence ATGCTCCACGGTTTCCTCCTAAGATGTGTGCTGGTGGCCAGCACCGTGCTGGGGCTAGCTGCGCTGCCGCTGGCCGCCCAAGACCTGCGCGACTTCCCGTACGTCGATAGCCTAAGTGTAGGCTTAGTAGAGCAAGGGCGCTGGCAGGCGCTGGACTCGTTGGGAAAAGCAGCCTTCCATGTCGGGACTGATTACCCGGCGTTGCGGCAACGGCTCGGCTACGCGGCTCTGCAACTGACACGCCCCGCCGATGCTGTTCGCCACTACGGCCGTGCGCTGGCCGCCAACCCAGCCGATGAGGAAAGCCGCACGCAACTGGCGCTGGCGTACTTACAAATGAACCAAACGAGTGCCGCCCGCTTCGCCGCAAGCACCCTGCCCGATTCGGTGCGCCGACCGCTACACTTGGTCGCAACCAAAATGATCAGCGGACTGGATTTCGACCTAGGTTTTCGGCCGGCTGCAAACGAATGGCGCGGTGTCGCTGGCTACGGGCGACTGGGTGTGTCTAGCCAGCTAGCTACTCGCCTGAGCTTGGAGCAGACGCTAGGGTACTACGGGCAAACGGTAGAACTACCTGACTTCAAAGGCTCCACACCCTATGCTATTCGGCAGGTCGAATACCAAGGGCTGCTTACCCTGCAAGCTAGCTTGCCGGTGCAAGTGAAGCTAGGCTACCATTACATTGATAATTCATTTGCCCCATCCAACGAGGACTTCGGCTCTCGCTTTCGCAAGCAGCACTACGCAAGCCACTTAGGCTACACAGCCGTGCAATACAGTCGACCCGCCTGGAACGTGAAGCTCGGATTCTATGCCGGGCAGATTACGGATACCACGCGCACCCAGGCGGATGTGCTCGTTACCCTTTATCCGCTGCACAGTTTGCGCTTCTATACCTTCGGCAGAGCTAGCGTAGTGCGTTCTAGCGGCCGTACGTTCCCAAATGCTTTGATAGGAATGGGAACCCAAGTGCGCCCTGGCTTTTGGCTCGAAGGCTTTTGGAGCCCTGGCAAAGTACCGGTGCTAGCTGAGCTCGACGGTGCCTACGTGTATAACCTGCTCGACCCGTTGAAGTACCGTTTGGGGCTAAACGCGTACTGGCAACTAACCAAGCAGTGGCGGTTGCGCGTTCATTATACGGTCGCTCGTTACTTTCAAATCAGTTCACCCGACTTGTATACTCAACATGCCCTGACTGGGGGACTTTCATGGACTTGGTAA
- a CDS encoding tetratricopeptide repeat protein — translation MDLVKLFFTGALVVVLAYPAAAQDQSAAFSASYAAEAKADYNGAISALRGAYTGTYEQNLRLGWLYFLAKNYTVSTSYYQKAVEQRPYAIEPKFGLIKPLNALNQVAQMQNTYAAILKVDPQNTQANYWMGVILLNQKAYDKAVRYFERVVNLYPFDYDANLSLAWCYLNLGRKTDARVLYSKALLVRPNDPTALAGLKRTQ, via the coding sequence ATGGACTTGGTAAAACTATTCTTCACGGGTGCTTTGGTGGTGGTGCTCGCGTATCCGGCGGCGGCGCAAGATCAGTCGGCGGCTTTCTCAGCCAGCTACGCCGCCGAGGCGAAAGCCGACTACAACGGCGCCATCTCGGCGTTGCGCGGCGCTTATACCGGCACCTACGAACAAAATTTGCGGCTGGGCTGGCTGTACTTTCTGGCCAAAAACTACACGGTTTCGACTAGCTACTACCAGAAAGCCGTGGAGCAGCGGCCGTATGCCATCGAGCCCAAGTTTGGATTGATCAAGCCGCTTAATGCGCTAAACCAAGTGGCGCAGATGCAGAATACCTACGCGGCCATCCTGAAAGTAGACCCCCAAAATACGCAGGCCAACTATTGGATGGGCGTTATCTTATTGAATCAGAAAGCTTACGATAAAGCCGTGCGCTACTTCGAGCGGGTTGTAAATCTGTATCCGTTCGACTACGACGCTAACCTATCCTTGGCGTGGTGCTACCTGAACCTAGGTCGTAAAACCGACGCGCGCGTGCTTTACAGCAAAGCCCTGCTCGTGCGCCCCAACGACCCCACCGCACTAGCCGGCCTGAAACGGACGCAGTGA
- a CDS encoding intradiol ring-cleavage dioxygenase, giving the protein MERKNFLKSLLVGALSTPALISACSKDDSVTPTDSSSTGSTGTTTGGTTSSGSCTVAPTETEGPFPTKTPASYVRSDITDGRSGYKMTAKITITSSNSSCAALAGALVDIWHCDAEGNYSEYGGSGMQSTNYTSVHFLRGRQTTDANGLVTFTSIFPGWYSGRATHIHVHVYTASGTSLKVTQIAFPEGTGTAVAAVNGYKKGLSGYTSNAQDNVFSDGYTVELATVTGNTTDGFQLAISLAVPA; this is encoded by the coding sequence ATGGAAAGAAAGAACTTCCTGAAAAGCCTCCTAGTAGGAGCCCTCTCGACTCCAGCGCTTATTTCCGCCTGCAGCAAGGATGACTCAGTCACTCCCACCGACTCTTCCAGCACTGGCTCGACGGGCACCACAACGGGGGGCACGACGAGCTCTGGCAGCTGCACCGTAGCACCCACCGAAACGGAAGGGCCTTTTCCGACTAAAACGCCCGCTTCGTATGTGCGCAGCGACATTACGGATGGGCGCAGCGGCTATAAGATGACGGCCAAAATCACCATCACGAGCAGTAACAGCAGCTGCGCGGCCCTAGCTGGCGCCCTAGTCGACATCTGGCACTGCGACGCCGAAGGCAACTACTCCGAGTACGGTGGCAGCGGCATGCAATCGACGAATTATACCTCGGTGCACTTCCTGCGCGGCCGGCAAACCACGGATGCCAACGGATTGGTAACCTTCACTAGCATCTTTCCCGGCTGGTATTCTGGGCGGGCCACGCACATTCACGTGCACGTGTACACGGCCAGCGGCACGTCGCTCAAGGTGACGCAAATTGCTTTTCCGGAGGGCACCGGCACGGCCGTAGCGGCTGTGAATGGCTATAAGAAAGGTCTCTCAGGCTATACGTCGAACGCTCAAGATAACGTGTTTAGCGACGGGTACACCGTGGAGCTAGCTACTGTGACGGGCAACACCACCGATGGCTTTCAGCTCGCCATCAGCCTAGCCGTGCCAGCTTAA
- a CDS encoding chemotaxis protein CheB — protein MAQRSSTPSAKPCRDIVVIGSSAGGVTALLDLAAALPPDFPAPIFVVHHVGAGSASVLPQLMNRVSALTVKHADDGEKMQPGFIYIARPDHHLLIENDQVLITKGPKENRFRPSIDALFRSAAYSYGPRVIGIILTGYLDDGTSGLWAIKRLGGLTVVQEPKDAEFPDMPLNALQFVAADYVVPVVELASLLTRLTLEPVSAKKRADKAELELLQLELAIAKQGNAFELGIIERGVLTSFTCPDCHGALTQLIEGDLIRFRCHTGHAYTVSALLGEVTESVESMLYQSMRGLEETKMLLQRLGEHFGRVKQPAVADLFLRKAEQTAKQARIVHDSILEHQSLSGDLQFDIKTEIP, from the coding sequence ATGGCTCAACGTTCCTCAACACCTTCTGCCAAACCTTGCCGCGACATCGTCGTGATAGGGTCTTCTGCGGGAGGCGTAACTGCTTTGTTGGATCTAGCTGCTGCGCTGCCGCCTGATTTTCCGGCTCCTATCTTTGTGGTGCACCATGTGGGCGCCGGCTCCGCGAGCGTTCTGCCCCAACTCATGAACCGCGTATCGGCGCTGACGGTGAAGCACGCCGACGACGGAGAAAAGATGCAGCCCGGCTTTATCTACATAGCGCGCCCCGATCACCACCTCCTAATTGAGAATGATCAGGTACTAATAACCAAAGGCCCCAAGGAGAACCGGTTTCGGCCGTCTATTGATGCGCTATTCCGTTCGGCGGCTTATTCCTACGGTCCGCGCGTGATTGGGATAATCCTGACCGGCTACCTCGACGATGGTACGTCGGGGCTGTGGGCCATCAAACGGCTAGGTGGCCTAACGGTGGTACAAGAGCCGAAAGATGCGGAGTTCCCGGATATGCCCCTGAATGCTTTGCAGTTCGTCGCTGCCGACTATGTAGTGCCAGTCGTTGAGCTAGCATCGCTACTCACGCGCTTAACGCTGGAGCCAGTGTCTGCAAAGAAGCGCGCTGACAAAGCAGAATTAGAGTTGCTGCAACTTGAGCTGGCCATTGCCAAACAAGGCAACGCCTTTGAGCTAGGCATTATCGAGCGGGGCGTGCTGACCTCCTTTACCTGCCCCGATTGCCATGGTGCCCTCACGCAATTAATTGAAGGCGACCTGATTCGTTTTCGTTGTCATACCGGCCATGCGTATACGGTTAGTGCCTTGCTCGGAGAAGTAACGGAGTCGGTCGAAAGCATGCTCTACCAATCCATGCGCGGTTTGGAAGAAACAAAAATGCTGTTGCAACGGCTAGGTGAGCACTTCGGGCGCGTCAAACAGCCAGCCGTAGCTGACCTTTTTCTGCGCAAAGCCGAACAAACCGCCAAGCAGGCGCGCATCGTGCACGATTCTATCCTAGAACACCAATCCCTCAGCGGCGACTTACAATTTGATATCAAGACGGAAATACCATAG
- a CDS encoding DUF892 family protein: MNTEDLKELVKNGLAAQQSGSQVAAAATDEIQNDAKHPELKAALEQGNTTSKEWAKRIERAIAEVGGVESKNNDILEAHYKVSKEIRGEAKTDDVRDLGIIASGQLALHYWIGSFGTVASYAAAAGFSQTEQEMKASVEEAKKADDQHTEIAKKILATQ, encoded by the coding sequence ATGAATACCGAAGACCTAAAAGAACTCGTCAAAAACGGCCTAGCCGCTCAACAATCAGGTAGCCAAGTAGCCGCTGCTGCCACAGATGAAATTCAGAACGATGCCAAGCATCCGGAGCTGAAAGCAGCTCTCGAACAAGGCAACACTACCTCCAAGGAATGGGCGAAGCGCATCGAGCGCGCCATTGCTGAAGTAGGCGGCGTTGAGTCGAAAAATAACGACATTCTGGAAGCTCATTATAAAGTGAGCAAAGAAATTCGGGGCGAAGCCAAAACGGATGACGTACGTGACCTAGGAATCATTGCTAGCGGCCAATTGGCTCTGCACTATTGGATTGGTTCGTTCGGCACTGTGGCTTCCTACGCGGCAGCCGCTGGCTTCTCCCAAACCGAACAAGAAATGAAAGCATCGGTAGAGGAAGCCAAGAAAGCGGACGACCAGCACACAGAAATTGCCAAGAAGATTCTTGCCACCCAATAA